One Streptomyces sp. V4I8 genomic window carries:
- a CDS encoding TetR/AcrR family transcriptional regulator → MKGARVETGAEADAASCGGKGQAGYHERVKAENLARIICAARDLFLEQGYDRTSLAQIARKAGVSTGTLFKRYPSKIALFKAVAAQQWQLDVQYAEPPMPGDPQDGLTRIGRDYACLLGRPGTAALCRLVITELPRLPELADSVGTGFAIDRGPFFDRLRTYLDAEVEAGTLHFHSADGRNLTSAEVAQQFLGMIGGQLLWPQLVQHDFIPPGPADSTVVNEAVTLMVSRYGTTV, encoded by the coding sequence ATGAAGGGAGCAAGGGTGGAGACCGGTGCGGAGGCTGACGCCGCTTCCTGTGGTGGGAAGGGGCAGGCCGGATACCACGAGCGGGTCAAGGCCGAAAACCTTGCGCGCATCATCTGCGCTGCGCGGGACCTGTTCCTGGAGCAGGGCTACGACCGGACCTCCCTCGCGCAGATCGCCAGGAAGGCGGGCGTCTCCACCGGCACCCTGTTCAAGCGGTACCCGTCCAAAATTGCCCTGTTCAAGGCTGTCGCGGCCCAGCAGTGGCAGTTGGACGTGCAGTATGCCGAACCGCCCATGCCGGGTGACCCCCAGGACGGGCTCACCCGGATCGGCCGCGACTACGCCTGTCTGCTCGGACGGCCCGGCACCGCAGCCCTGTGCCGTCTGGTCATCACCGAGCTCCCTCGCCTGCCGGAACTCGCGGACAGCGTCGGCACCGGCTTCGCCATCGACCGCGGACCGTTCTTCGACCGGCTACGCACCTATCTGGACGCCGAGGTCGAGGCCGGCACGCTGCACTTCCACTCGGCTGACGGCCGAAATCTGACGTCGGCGGAGGTGGCCCAGCAGTTCCTGGGCATGATCGGCGGACAGCTCCTGTGGCCACAACTGGTACAGCACGACTTCATCCCGCCCGGCCCCGCGGACAGCACTGTCGTGAACGAAGCCGTCACCCTCATGGTCAGCCGCTACGGCACCACCGTCTGA
- a CDS encoding SDR family oxidoreductase, whose protein sequence is MNRLAGKRALITGGTSGIGLETAQRFVAEGARVLVTGVTPDSTEKARQILGEDVPVVRADARDLDAQRALVERVREHFGQLDVAFLNAGVSDWRPFEDHTEESFDRLFDINVKSVFFLTQALIPLLGNPASVILNASNSAHGGYGRSNAYAATKAAVSSLMRSWNADLLASHGIRFNAISPGPVDTPLYSKLGIEDPAQQAAVLDGISSTIPLGRMGKSEEIAEAVVYLASDASAFTVGQDLVLDGGQTIL, encoded by the coding sequence ATGAATCGTCTTGCGGGCAAGCGCGCCCTCATCACCGGCGGCACGAGTGGAATCGGTCTGGAGACCGCGCAGCGTTTCGTTGCGGAGGGGGCTCGTGTGCTGGTCACGGGGGTCACTCCCGACAGCACCGAGAAGGCGCGGCAGATCCTGGGGGAGGATGTGCCGGTGGTGCGGGCGGACGCACGTGATCTTGACGCCCAGCGCGCTCTGGTGGAGCGGGTGCGTGAGCACTTCGGGCAACTGGACGTGGCGTTCCTCAACGCCGGTGTCTCGGACTGGCGGCCTTTCGAGGATCACACGGAGGAGAGCTTCGACCGCCTCTTCGACATCAACGTCAAGAGCGTCTTCTTCCTCACCCAGGCCCTCATACCGCTCCTGGGCAATCCCGCGTCGGTGATCCTCAACGCCTCCAACAGCGCGCACGGCGGCTACGGGCGCTCGAACGCCTACGCCGCCACGAAGGCGGCCGTCAGCTCGCTGATGCGGTCATGGAACGCGGACCTGCTGGCCTCGCACGGCATCCGCTTCAACGCGATCAGTCCGGGGCCGGTGGACACGCCGCTGTACTCCAAGCTCGGGATCGAGGACCCCGCGCAACAGGCCGCGGTTCTGGACGGGATCAGTTCCACCATCCCGCTGGGACGCATGGGCAAGTCCGAGGAGATCGCAGAAGCCGTGGTCTACCTCGCGTCCGACGCCTCCGCCTTCACCGTCGGCCAGGATCTGGTGCTGGACGGGGGTCAGACGATTCTCTGA
- a CDS encoding CocE/NonD family hydrolase: MAEIRIELDVPARMRDGTVLRADVYRPDGAGPWPVLLSRLPYGKQTPMMTSMLDPTAAARRGFMVVLQDTRGRFASDGEWDPFTAPGRLVGRVGQRQGAEDRGQAPVQGEHPGHTPQPGEPLLGDHHLREGQEVP; this comes from the coding sequence ATGGCGGAGATCCGGATCGAGCTCGACGTCCCGGCGCGGATGCGTGACGGCACGGTGCTGCGCGCGGACGTCTACCGGCCCGACGGCGCGGGGCCGTGGCCGGTCCTGCTGAGCCGGCTGCCGTACGGCAAGCAGACGCCCATGATGACCAGCATGCTCGATCCGACGGCGGCCGCCCGCCGCGGTTTCATGGTCGTCCTCCAGGACACCCGCGGCCGGTTCGCCTCCGACGGGGAGTGGGATCCGTTCACGGCGCCCGGTCGCCTCGTCGGCCGCGTCGGCCAACGGCAGGGCGCCGAAGACCGGGGCCAGGCGCCGGTTCAGGGTGAGCATCCGGGGCACACCCCGCAGCCCGGGGAACCTCTCCTGGGTGACCACCATCTCCGCGAAGGACAGGAAGTGCCGTGA
- a CDS encoding alpha/beta fold hydrolase — MPSQESRPTIHIPGTTTHTIAPRAGRDGREGTLRYLKAGSGAPLVLLHTVRTQAEHFRSLIPLIADQYTVYALDLPGMGYSEIVPGASYDEPAMRAGVKRLLTELDLHDVTLVGESMGAVLALTTAADLPERVRRVVAVNTYDFRGGIARSSLLARVVISGVLAPGVGPVIAGVEPKPALSKILQGGLGDKSALREDYVDELLQVGKRPGYPTVARGVYQALPSLIAARSRYPEVKAPIHLVYGEKDWSRPSDREANRQLLPAADFTQVPTAGHFIALERPDVLADLLNAVA, encoded by the coding sequence ATGCCCAGCCAGGAGTCACGTCCCACGATTCACATCCCGGGGACCACCACACACACCATCGCCCCACGCGCAGGACGTGACGGCCGCGAGGGAACGCTGCGCTACCTCAAGGCCGGCAGCGGCGCCCCCTTGGTCCTGCTGCACACCGTGCGCACCCAGGCCGAGCACTTCCGCTCCCTCATCCCGCTGATCGCGGACCAGTACACCGTGTACGCCCTCGACCTGCCGGGGATGGGCTACTCCGAGATCGTGCCCGGTGCGTCGTACGACGAGCCGGCCATGCGCGCGGGCGTCAAGCGGCTCCTCACCGAACTCGACCTCCACGACGTGACCCTGGTCGGGGAGTCCATGGGGGCCGTGCTCGCCCTGACCACCGCGGCCGATCTGCCGGAGCGGGTACGGCGCGTCGTCGCGGTCAACACCTACGACTTCCGCGGCGGAATCGCCCGGTCCAGCCTCCTCGCCCGTGTGGTGATCAGCGGTGTTCTCGCCCCCGGGGTGGGCCCGGTGATCGCCGGGGTGGAGCCAAAGCCCGCGCTCAGCAAGATCCTTCAGGGCGGCCTCGGCGACAAGAGCGCACTGCGCGAGGACTACGTGGACGAGCTCCTCCAGGTGGGCAAGCGCCCCGGCTACCCGACCGTCGCCCGGGGCGTGTACCAGGCCCTGCCCAGCCTCATCGCCGCCCGCTCGCGCTACCCCGAGGTCAAGGCACCCATCCACCTCGTCTACGGCGAGAAGGACTGGTCCCGGCCCTCGGACCGGGAGGCCAACAGGCAACTGCTTCCGGCCGCCGACTTCACACAGGTGCCGACGGCCGGCCACTTCATCGCCCTGGAACGGCCCGACGTCCTGGCCGACCTGTTGAACGCGGTGGCCTGA
- a CDS encoding SDR family oxidoreductase, producing the protein MTALKGANVFVTGGSRGIGRALVEELYARGAAKVYATARDPRTVTHPDAVPVALEVTDPASVAAAAAQAQDVTVLINNAGAAVGASFLDSPVDDVRREFETNFYGPLLVARAFVPVIERNGGGHLLNVHSVLSWLALGGSYSASKAALWSQTNSLRLELQPRGIAVTGLHVGYVDTDLAAGVDAPKSDPRDIAALALDGVETGAYEVLADDITRQVKAGLAGDLAGLYEQLAK; encoded by the coding sequence ATGACCGCTTTGAAGGGCGCCAACGTCTTCGTCACCGGCGGCAGCCGCGGCATCGGCAGGGCGCTGGTGGAAGAGCTGTACGCGCGCGGTGCCGCCAAGGTCTACGCCACGGCCCGCGACCCGCGCACCGTGACGCACCCCGACGCGGTCCCCGTGGCGCTGGAGGTCACCGACCCGGCCTCCGTGGCGGCGGCCGCCGCACAGGCGCAGGACGTCACCGTGCTGATCAACAACGCGGGTGCCGCGGTCGGCGCCTCCTTCCTCGACTCTCCGGTCGATGACGTACGCCGGGAGTTCGAGACCAACTTCTACGGCCCGCTCCTGGTCGCCCGGGCCTTCGTGCCGGTCATCGAGCGCAACGGCGGCGGCCACCTCCTCAACGTGCACTCCGTGCTCTCCTGGCTGGCCCTGGGCGGCTCCTACAGCGCCTCCAAGGCAGCCCTGTGGTCGCAGACCAACTCCCTGCGCCTGGAGCTTCAGCCGCGCGGCATCGCCGTCACCGGACTGCACGTCGGGTACGTCGACACGGACCTGGCGGCGGGCGTCGACGCACCCAAGTCCGACCCTCGTGACATCGCGGCCCTCGCCCTCGACGGGGTCGAGACGGGCGCGTACGAGGTGCTCGCCGACGACATCACGCGCCAGGTCAAGGCCGGGCTGGCCGGCGACCTGGCCGGACTGTACGAGCAGCTGGCCAAGTAG
- a CDS encoding DUF6114 domain-containing protein, whose amino-acid sequence MTSAGASAHPHSECGFASARQAFRAWRRTRPFWAGLLLLLSATPIIYFPYFNLSLGTLSVAISTTAGAGSLIIGLTLIVLGGLLWFQPIIRFFAGCVAIFLGVLSLPISNFGGFFVGTLFAATGGLLALAWGPVEADLPGGTVGSEGEPGNG is encoded by the coding sequence ATGACGAGTGCCGGCGCATCCGCGCACCCCCACAGTGAATGCGGCTTCGCCAGCGCTCGCCAGGCCTTCCGGGCCTGGCGGCGCACCCGCCCCTTCTGGGCGGGCCTCCTGTTGCTCCTCTCCGCCACGCCGATCATCTACTTCCCGTACTTCAACCTCTCCCTGGGCACCCTGTCCGTGGCGATATCCACCACCGCGGGGGCGGGCTCGCTGATCATCGGCCTGACGCTGATCGTCCTCGGCGGACTCCTCTGGTTCCAGCCGATCATCAGGTTCTTCGCCGGATGCGTCGCCATCTTTCTCGGCGTGCTGTCACTCCCCATTTCGAACTTCGGCGGATTCTTCGTCGGCACCCTGTTCGCGGCCACGGGTGGACTCCTGGCTCTGGCGTGGGGCCCGGTGGAGGCGGACCTACCCGGCGGCACGGTCGGCTCGGAGGGAGAGCCGGGGAATGGCTGA
- a CDS encoding DUF6230 family protein: MTATSHPSRKIHVREIRAPAPPQAKAPADTDHAVRRPLSGAYDAGVFGSLTPLGFQDPGSGSERAARIAEKAFPQRTPDAVIVYRDEDRTVDDPSFRQAVVKQVESLPKSDVTGYMPYWQTKMPAQVSHDRHATYVALNLHGSSEKAKEDAYEAVKDKIPAPGLQTLQGGTVPTGHQASEKIEHDLRTAEIISAPVLFLLLLVVFGGLTAAFLPLSVFSMSLPVHRHDRPPGQVRHLQQRRHRRRHGSITKGHVNPKDRVDPDGYAQQADSIEIIDAHQRVWATSAGTFELAGLHMNIAAGRHDCF, translated from the coding sequence CCTGCTCCACCGCAGGCGAAAGCCCCTGCTGATACTGACCATGCTGTTCGCCGTCCCCTGTCCGGCGCCTACGATGCCGGAGTCTTCGGCTCCCTGACACCGCTCGGCTTCCAGGACCCCGGCTCCGGCAGCGAGCGCGCGGCCCGGATCGCCGAGAAGGCGTTCCCGCAGCGGACGCCCGACGCGGTGATCGTCTACCGCGACGAGGACCGCACCGTCGACGACCCGTCCTTCCGGCAGGCGGTCGTCAAGCAGGTGGAGTCCCTGCCGAAGTCGGACGTCACCGGCTACATGCCCTACTGGCAGACCAAGATGCCGGCGCAGGTCAGCCACGACCGGCACGCCACCTATGTGGCACTGAACCTCCACGGCAGCAGCGAGAAGGCCAAGGAGGACGCCTACGAGGCGGTCAAGGACAAGATCCCGGCACCCGGCCTTCAGACCCTGCAGGGCGGAACGGTGCCCACCGGCCACCAGGCCAGCGAGAAGATCGAACACGACCTGAGAACCGCGGAAATCATCTCCGCCCCCGTGCTCTTCCTGCTCCTGCTGGTCGTGTTCGGCGGTCTGACCGCGGCCTTCCTCCCGCTGTCCGTGTTCTCCATGAGCCTACCTGTTCATCGACATGACCGACCTCCAGGCCAAGTCCGGCACCTTCAACAACGTCGACATCGGCGTCGCCACGGCTCCATCACGAAGGGTCACGTCAACCCCAAGGACCGCGTCGACCCCGACGGTTACGCCCAGCAGGCGGACTCGATCGAGATCATCGACGCGCACCAGAGGGTCTGGGCCACCTCTGCCGGGACGTTCGAACTGGCGGGCCTGCACATGAACATCGCGGCCGGCCGCCACGACTGCTTCTGA